A window of Corallococcus macrosporus DSM 14697 contains these coding sequences:
- a CDS encoding carboxypeptidase regulatory-like domain-containing protein: MRLLQNTCLWALLLALAACGVSTTGPSPDGGTQGPDSGTGIGRVTGQALLQGASAHDGISISLEGTSLSTTTDAQGRFSLENVTSGGYTVLARKAGYAEARSTVTVLAGQASNVTLNLQQEGGGILGTVEVEGLLDASGVSVTLIETGATTTTDALGQFQFSGLAPGTYTVALQRVDYLPTQQSVVVQPRGATLVTLTLSRERGSVAGVVELEGATNHMGAVVTLVEAGVTTTTDAEGRFVFDGVTTGTYTVRARREAYVEAQRSVEVRANAQSEVTLSLLLVRGDVTGTVRLLDNAPPSGVTVTVMETGATATSDAQGRFAFAGLPLGTYNLTARKNGYADATRSVEVRAGAAATVSIDLVRSEGRVEGTARLEGASDHFGVTVVLTETGASTTTDSQGRFAFSVTSGAYTVEARRTGYVTTRQSVEVRQNETSTLSLTLARERGSVAGTLLLEGGGSPVDITVTLVGTAFSARTNGSGQFSFSSVPSGTYTLEATKAGYAPARPSVTVRANEQAQVNATLALARGDIEGVVLLEDAPTTSGISVALVENGSTLTTDAQGRFRFEALRAGTYTLTAWWNGYEREERTVEVRFEQTTTVNITLMRESGAVRGTVQLTGESNHAGVSVALSGHEAVATTDAQGHFVLEGVAAGRYTLTARRANYTKAETALDVRGGEPAAVNLSLERLGALEVSAPKLAVQGGHLTLTGSGFGEERGPFTITVGGRAVTDFISWSDTRVVVRVAHQVVPGEHDVVVTPGVPWRRSATASVRVLAQETYAYTESWGVGILPSNDVTAWGETTPTGALYELPEVLTDVVSVAAARDTALALKADGTVRAWGGDLPGPLTVPAGLTDVVAIAAGEHFALALKADGTVVGWGDDRLGGAMPPAGLTGVVSIAVTSGSSLALTADGTVLAWGHEEEADVSTPPAAPGPVAALPGRAMSLSMVLGDDGRLSCWGDPALSYGLPSPDLVLRVPARQP, translated from the coding sequence ATGCGACTCCTTCAAAACACCTGCCTCTGGGCGTTGCTGCTGGCGCTCGCCGCCTGCGGCGTCAGCACGACGGGGCCTTCCCCTGATGGCGGCACGCAAGGCCCTGACTCGGGAACCGGGATTGGCCGGGTGACAGGGCAGGCCCTGCTTCAGGGGGCCTCGGCCCATGATGGCATTTCGATTTCGCTCGAAGGCACCTCGCTGAGCACCACCACCGACGCGCAGGGCCGCTTCAGCCTGGAGAACGTCACCTCGGGGGGGTACACCGTCCTGGCCCGCAAGGCGGGCTACGCCGAGGCCCGGAGCACCGTGACTGTCCTCGCGGGCCAGGCCTCCAACGTGACGCTCAACCTCCAGCAGGAGGGCGGCGGGATTCTGGGCACGGTCGAGGTGGAGGGGCTCCTGGATGCATCAGGGGTCTCCGTCACCCTCATCGAGACGGGCGCCACCACGACCACGGATGCGCTGGGGCAGTTCCAGTTCTCCGGCCTGGCTCCTGGAACCTACACCGTGGCGCTCCAGCGGGTGGACTACCTCCCGACGCAGCAGAGCGTGGTGGTCCAGCCCCGGGGGGCGACGCTGGTCACCCTCACCTTGTCCCGCGAGCGCGGCAGCGTGGCGGGAGTCGTCGAGCTGGAAGGCGCGACCAACCACATGGGCGCCGTCGTCACCCTGGTGGAGGCGGGCGTCACCACGACGACGGACGCCGAGGGGCGCTTCGTCTTCGACGGCGTGACGACGGGCACGTACACCGTGCGGGCGCGCAGGGAAGCCTATGTGGAGGCGCAGCGGTCCGTGGAGGTGCGTGCCAACGCGCAGAGCGAGGTCACCTTGTCGTTGTTGCTCGTGCGCGGCGACGTGACCGGCACGGTCCGGCTGTTGGACAACGCGCCGCCGTCGGGCGTCACCGTCACCGTGATGGAGACGGGCGCCACCGCGACCTCGGATGCGCAGGGCCGGTTCGCCTTCGCGGGGCTTCCGCTGGGGACCTACAACCTGACCGCCCGGAAGAACGGCTACGCGGATGCGACGCGGTCCGTGGAGGTGCGCGCGGGCGCGGCGGCCACGGTGTCCATCGACCTGGTCCGCTCCGAGGGCCGCGTGGAGGGCACGGCCCGGCTGGAGGGCGCCAGCGACCACTTCGGCGTCACGGTGGTCCTCACGGAGACGGGCGCCTCCACGACGACGGACAGCCAGGGCCGCTTCGCCTTCAGCGTCACCTCGGGCGCGTACACGGTGGAGGCGCGGAGGACCGGCTACGTCACGACGCGGCAGTCCGTCGAGGTGCGGCAGAACGAGACGAGCACGCTGTCCCTCACGCTGGCGCGTGAGCGGGGGAGCGTGGCCGGTACCCTCCTGCTGGAGGGCGGGGGCTCGCCGGTGGACATCACCGTCACCCTGGTGGGGACGGCCTTCAGCGCGCGCACCAACGGCTCGGGTCAGTTCTCCTTCAGCAGCGTCCCCTCCGGGACCTACACCCTGGAAGCCACCAAGGCAGGCTACGCCCCGGCCCGGCCGTCGGTGACGGTGCGCGCGAACGAGCAGGCGCAGGTCAACGCGACGCTGGCCCTCGCGCGCGGGGACATCGAGGGCGTGGTCCTGCTGGAGGACGCCCCCACCACGTCGGGCATCTCCGTGGCGCTGGTGGAGAACGGGTCCACCCTGACGACGGACGCGCAGGGCCGCTTCCGCTTCGAGGCCCTGCGCGCGGGGACCTACACGCTGACCGCCTGGTGGAATGGCTACGAGCGGGAGGAGCGGACCGTGGAGGTCCGGTTCGAGCAGACGACGACCGTCAACATCACGCTGATGCGTGAGTCGGGCGCGGTGCGGGGAACCGTCCAGCTCACCGGCGAGAGCAACCACGCGGGTGTCTCCGTCGCGCTCTCCGGCCACGAGGCCGTCGCGACGACGGACGCCCAGGGCCACTTCGTCCTCGAGGGGGTCGCCGCCGGGCGGTACACGCTGACGGCGCGGAGGGCCAACTACACGAAGGCGGAGACGGCGCTGGACGTGCGCGGCGGCGAGCCGGCCGCCGTCAACCTTTCGCTGGAGCGGCTGGGGGCCCTGGAGGTCTCCGCGCCGAAGCTGGCGGTCCAGGGGGGGCACCTGACCCTGACGGGCTCGGGCTTCGGCGAGGAGCGCGGCCCCTTCACCATCACGGTGGGCGGCAGGGCCGTCACCGACTTCATCTCCTGGTCTGACACGCGCGTGGTGGTGCGGGTGGCGCACCAGGTCGTCCCCGGTGAGCACGACGTCGTCGTGACGCCCGGCGTGCCCTGGCGGCGGAGCGCCACCGCCTCGGTGCGGGTGCTGGCCCAGGAGACCTATGCCTACACGGAGTCCTGGGGCGTTGGCATCCTGCCCTCCAACGACGTGACGGCCTGGGGGGAGACCACGCCCACCGGCGCCCTCTACGAGCTCCCCGAGGTGCTGACCGACGTGGTGAGCGTCGCGGCGGCCCGCGATACCGCCCTGGCGCTCAAGGCGGATGGCACCGTGAGGGCGTGGGGTGGCGACCTGCCTGGACCCCTGACCGTCCCAGCGGGCCTCACGGACGTCGTCGCCATTGCCGCCGGTGAGCACTTCGCCCTGGCGCTCAAGGCGGATGGCACCGTGGTGGGGTGGGGTGACGACAGGCTGGGCGGGGCAATGCCTCCCGCCGGGCTGACCGGCGTGGTGTCCATTGCCGTCACGAGCGGCTCCAGCCTCGCGCTCACGGCGGACGGCACCGTGCTGGCCTGGGGGCACGAAGAAGAAGCCGACGTGTCCACGCCGCCCGCGGCGCCAGGGCCCGTCGCCGCGCTCCCGGGCCGGGCGATGTCGCTGAGCATGGTGCTCGGGGACGATGGCCGGCTCAGCTGCTGGGGCGACCCGGCGTTGTCGTACGGGTTGCCATCCCCTGACCTGGTGCTGCGCGTCCCGGCGCGTCAGCCCTGA
- a CDS encoding M57 family metalloprotease, translated as MLKSVAVLMSSCGVLLAGCGPDSHDANAETVANLLKAGFRAEDITVVDGAVHVGGDAHVPLAASREMLQPGEGSQEHYRSANLVGPNVTTICVHPSSEFSGNQLLYSGLLRALTNYNMLGLRLRFLLGTSTGCDATISARTMRGTGHSAGQPSGGLPYGVILIGTGLSDYGVYAAEHVITHALGHTIGLRHTDYYNPNISCSTGGGGGPGEPTGVGAIHIPGTPTTATPGGSIMNTCFPLDTTGNFTSTDIAALNALY; from the coding sequence ATGTTGAAGAGCGTGGCAGTCCTGATGTCGAGCTGTGGCGTGTTGCTTGCTGGTTGCGGTCCGGACTCACACGACGCGAACGCTGAAACCGTCGCCAACCTGCTCAAGGCCGGGTTTCGCGCCGAGGACATCACCGTCGTCGACGGAGCCGTCCACGTCGGAGGCGACGCGCATGTGCCGCTCGCGGCCTCGCGGGAGATGCTCCAACCTGGTGAGGGAAGCCAGGAGCACTACCGATCGGCCAACCTCGTCGGCCCCAACGTGACGACGATTTGCGTCCATCCCTCGTCGGAGTTCAGCGGCAATCAACTCCTCTATTCGGGCCTGCTCAGGGCGCTCACGAATTACAACATGCTGGGGCTCAGGCTTCGATTCCTCCTCGGCACCTCGACCGGCTGCGACGCGACCATCTCCGCGAGGACCATGAGGGGAACCGGGCACTCGGCGGGCCAGCCATCGGGAGGGCTCCCCTACGGGGTGATTCTGATTGGCACCGGGCTGAGCGACTACGGCGTGTACGCCGCCGAGCATGTCATCACCCACGCACTGGGCCACACCATCGGCCTCCGCCACACGGACTACTACAATCCAAACATCAGTTGCAGCACCGGGGGTGGTGGAGGTCCGGGAGAGCCGACGGGCGTGGGCGCCATCCACATCCCTGGAACGCCCACGACGGCAACGCCAGGCGGGTCCATCATGAACACCTGCTTCCCACTCGACACCACCGGCAATTTCACCAGCACCGACATCGCCGCGTTGAACGCCCTCTATTGA
- a CDS encoding N-acyl-D-amino-acid deacylase family protein: protein MDLIVENGLVFDGLGNPPRKLHVGIQGKTVTTLSEAPLPRAPHTRVIDATSHWVTPGFIDCHTHYDAEVELAPSLSESVRHGVTTVMLGSCSLSLALGSPEDLADMFCRVEAIPYETVRSLLEERKTWNTLGDYLEHLEQLPLGPNVASFLGHSALRAHTMGLHRSLESGVRPREDELRAMESLVREGLELGYLGLSIMTLKWDKMGGTRDIRSRPLPSTYARWNEYRRLTRLLRERGRVFQGVPNISTKVNVVLFFLESIGLFRPSLKTTVISMMDTRANRGIHRLIGALSQVANRLLGADFRWQALPEIFDLWADGIDLVVFEEFGAGAAALHLQDATSRAGLLRTPEYRERFRREWTNRFLPKAFHRDFNESRILQCPDASVVGKSFAQVAKEQGRDAVDVFLDLVSAHGDALRWYTVMANDRPRELERIVRHPDILMGFSDAGAHLRNMAHYNFPLRMLRLVREAEQRGEPIMSMERAVHRLTGELAGWFGLDAGVLAEGRRADLVVIQPEGLDAKLDKITEAPMENFGGFVRLVNRNDAAVKAVLISGREAVNEAGVSPALGRERGFGGVLRAQA from the coding sequence ATGGACCTCATCGTCGAGAACGGCCTCGTGTTCGATGGTCTGGGAAATCCCCCGCGAAAGCTCCACGTCGGCATCCAGGGGAAGACCGTCACCACGCTCTCGGAAGCACCGCTTCCGCGCGCCCCCCATACGCGCGTCATCGACGCCACCAGCCACTGGGTGACACCGGGCTTCATCGACTGCCACACGCACTACGACGCGGAGGTGGAGCTGGCGCCCTCCCTGTCGGAGTCCGTGCGGCACGGCGTCACCACGGTGATGCTGGGGAGCTGCTCACTCAGCCTCGCGCTGGGCTCGCCCGAGGACCTGGCGGACATGTTCTGCCGCGTGGAGGCCATCCCCTACGAAACCGTCCGGTCGCTGCTGGAGGAGCGCAAGACGTGGAACACGCTCGGCGACTACCTGGAGCACCTGGAGCAACTCCCGCTGGGGCCCAACGTGGCGTCGTTCCTGGGGCACTCCGCGCTGCGCGCCCACACCATGGGCCTGCACCGCAGCCTGGAGTCCGGCGTGCGCCCCCGCGAGGACGAGCTGCGCGCCATGGAGTCCCTGGTGCGCGAGGGGCTCGAGCTCGGCTACCTGGGCCTGTCCATCATGACGCTCAAGTGGGACAAGATGGGCGGCACCCGGGACATCCGCAGCCGCCCGCTGCCCTCCACCTATGCGCGGTGGAACGAGTACCGCCGCCTGACGCGGCTGCTGCGTGAGCGGGGCCGGGTCTTCCAGGGCGTGCCCAACATCAGCACCAAGGTGAACGTGGTGCTGTTCTTCCTGGAGAGCATCGGGCTGTTCCGCCCCAGCCTGAAGACGACCGTCATCTCCATGATGGACACGCGCGCCAACCGGGGCATCCACCGCCTCATCGGCGCGCTGTCGCAGGTGGCCAACCGGCTGCTGGGGGCGGACTTCCGGTGGCAGGCCCTGCCCGAAATCTTCGACCTCTGGGCGGACGGCATCGACCTGGTCGTCTTCGAGGAGTTCGGCGCGGGCGCCGCCGCCCTCCACCTCCAGGACGCCACCTCACGCGCGGGGCTGCTGCGAACGCCGGAGTACCGGGAGCGCTTCCGCCGCGAGTGGACGAACCGCTTCCTGCCCAAGGCCTTCCACCGGGACTTCAATGAGTCGCGCATCCTCCAGTGCCCTGACGCCAGCGTGGTGGGCAAGTCCTTCGCCCAAGTGGCGAAGGAGCAGGGGCGTGACGCGGTGGACGTCTTCCTCGACCTCGTCTCCGCCCATGGAGACGCCCTGCGCTGGTACACGGTGATGGCCAACGACCGGCCCAGGGAGCTGGAGCGCATCGTCCGGCACCCGGACATCCTCATGGGCTTCTCGGACGCGGGGGCGCACCTGCGCAACATGGCGCACTACAACTTCCCGCTCCGGATGCTGCGGCTGGTGCGCGAAGCGGAGCAGCGCGGCGAGCCCATCATGTCCATGGAGCGCGCCGTCCACCGGCTCACCGGGGAGTTGGCCGGGTGGTTCGGACTGGACGCGGGTGTGCTGGCGGAGGGCCGTCGCGCGGACCTGGTCGTCATCCAGCCCGAGGGGCTGGACGCGAAGCTCGACAAGATAACCGAGGCCCCCATGGAGAACTTCGGAGGCTTCGTGCGGCTGGTCAACCGCAACGACGCCGCGGTGAAGGCGGTGCTCATCTCCGGGCGAGAAGCGGTGAACGAGGCCGGCGTGTCTCCGGCGCTGGGCCGCGAGCGCGGCTTCGGCGGCGTGCTGCGCGCCCAGGCCTGA
- a CDS encoding glyoxalase encodes MAFYQALGFAVTYQMTRPYLYLAFRWRDIHLHFGKGSKNLDPSEESTGGCLVLVDTVEPYHRAFSEALRAKYGKVLATGRPRLTRFRPGQSRFSLVDPTGNNIIFIQRDEPEDLEYGGSAKLTGLAKVIDNARILREFKNDDKGAARALDIGLARFGAEATVVDRARALAARLELAIALGEATQGQSLKQQLQALPLSKEARSQLAEELKASERLENWLAGAPPRRTRATRRR; translated from the coding sequence TTGGCGTTCTACCAGGCGCTCGGCTTCGCCGTGACGTACCAGATGACCAGGCCCTATCTGTACCTGGCGTTTCGCTGGCGTGACATCCACTTGCACTTCGGCAAGGGCTCCAAGAATCTGGACCCGAGCGAAGAGAGCACAGGTGGATGTCTGGTTTTGGTGGACACGGTGGAGCCCTACCACCGAGCCTTCTCGGAGGCGCTGCGCGCGAAGTACGGCAAGGTGCTGGCCACGGGCAGGCCCCGCCTCACCCGCTTCCGGCCCGGCCAGAGCCGCTTCTCGCTGGTTGACCCCACCGGCAACAACATCATCTTCATCCAGCGCGATGAGCCAGAGGACCTGGAGTACGGCGGCTCCGCGAAGCTCACCGGTCTGGCGAAGGTCATCGACAACGCGCGCATCCTGCGTGAGTTCAAGAACGACGACAAAGGCGCCGCGCGGGCGCTCGACATCGGGCTCGCCAGGTTTGGAGCGGAGGCCACCGTGGTGGACCGGGCGCGCGCGCTGGCGGCCCGCCTGGAGCTGGCGATTGCCCTGGGAGAAGCCACGCAGGGGCAGTCCCTGAAGCAGCAACTCCAGGCCCTGCCCCTCTCCAAGGAGGCACGAAGCCAATTGGCCGAGGAATTGAAGGCCTCGGAGCGGCTGGAGAACTGGCTCGCCGGAGCGCCGCCCAGGCGCACGCGCGCCACGCGGCGGAGGTAG
- the folD gene encoding bifunctional methylenetetrahydrofolate dehydrogenase/methenyltetrahydrofolate cyclohydrolase FolD: MARTLDGTELSRVMRAEMAQDVAALQAAGVTPGLSVVLVGNNPASQAYVASKTRACEALGMRGQTLTLPEDVSKEELFAVIDRLNADPAVHGILVQLPLPAHLPYKAVLEHIHPAKDVDGFHPVNAGLAFVGDPRAFVPCTPAGIMEMLRREGIPTRGRHVVIVGRSLIVSKPLASLLMAPGPDATVTLTHRHTPDLASFTRQADILIVAVGKQNLITADMVKPGVVVIDVGQNRVPDEGSPRGYRMVGDVDFDAIQPIASAITPVPGGVGPMTITMLLANTLQAAKQAQPRTAQG, encoded by the coding sequence ATGGCGCGGACCCTTGATGGAACTGAACTCAGCCGGGTGATGCGGGCGGAGATGGCCCAGGACGTGGCGGCGCTCCAGGCCGCGGGCGTGACCCCCGGGCTCTCCGTGGTGCTGGTGGGCAACAATCCCGCCAGCCAGGCCTATGTCGCCAGCAAGACGCGGGCGTGCGAGGCGCTGGGCATGCGCGGCCAGACGCTGACGCTGCCCGAGGACGTGTCGAAGGAGGAGCTGTTCGCGGTCATCGACCGGCTGAACGCCGACCCGGCGGTCCACGGCATCCTGGTGCAGCTCCCGCTGCCCGCCCACCTGCCCTACAAGGCCGTCCTGGAGCACATCCACCCGGCCAAGGACGTGGATGGGTTCCACCCGGTGAACGCGGGGCTGGCCTTCGTCGGAGACCCGCGCGCCTTCGTGCCCTGCACCCCCGCCGGCATCATGGAGATGCTCCGCCGCGAGGGCATCCCCACGCGGGGCCGGCACGTGGTCATCGTGGGGCGCAGCCTCATCGTCAGCAAGCCGCTGGCGTCGCTGCTGATGGCCCCCGGCCCGGACGCCACCGTCACCCTCACCCACCGCCACACGCCGGACCTGGCGTCCTTCACCCGGCAGGCGGACATCCTCATCGTCGCGGTGGGCAAGCAGAACCTCATCACCGCGGACATGGTGAAGCCGGGCGTCGTCGTCATCGACGTGGGCCAGAACCGCGTCCCCGACGAAGGCTCTCCACGCGGCTACCGGATGGTGGGCGACGTGGACTTCGACGCCATCCAGCCCATCGCCAGCGCCATCACCCCGGTGCCCGGCGGAGTTGGCCCCATGACCATCACCATGTTGCTGGCGAACACACTCCAGGCCGCGAAACAGGCGCAGCCGCGGACGGCACAAGGCTGA
- a CDS encoding GNAT family N-acyltransferase has translation MTSMHCRVATTQRELDDAVRVRWAVFGGELGLMTGEMSPSRREVSCFDTLDTTVHLIVYADAAPVATSRLLLPNPEVAEAMGGRLGLELEQKLDLSDVVRPGLVLAETSRFCVLGGWRHTEAVTRLHAGIYAESRRRGVTHWIASANLDTDSREDALLSCQVAAYRGWMSPRWRVDVPEPVEAPVIPSSPYYTPLERQRAEQGLLDGLRVPRAPTLFARKMGARFISEPLYDASFRRFTLPLIAALDEIPRGTLARFNALAQQPLRRAA, from the coding sequence ATGACGTCCATGCACTGCCGTGTTGCCACCACCCAGCGCGAGCTCGACGACGCGGTCCGCGTCCGCTGGGCCGTCTTCGGCGGAGAGCTGGGGTTGATGACGGGGGAGATGTCGCCGTCGCGCCGCGAGGTGAGCTGTTTCGACACGCTCGACACCACCGTGCACCTGATTGTCTACGCGGACGCGGCGCCGGTGGCCACGTCGCGGCTGCTGCTGCCCAACCCGGAGGTGGCGGAGGCCATGGGCGGGCGGCTGGGGCTGGAGCTGGAGCAGAAGCTGGACCTGTCGGACGTGGTCCGCCCGGGCCTGGTGCTGGCGGAGACCTCGCGCTTCTGCGTGCTGGGCGGCTGGCGGCACACCGAGGCCGTCACGCGGCTGCACGCGGGCATCTACGCGGAGAGCCGGCGCCGGGGCGTGACGCACTGGATTGCCTCCGCGAACCTGGACACGGATTCACGCGAGGACGCGCTCCTGTCCTGCCAGGTGGCCGCCTACCGGGGCTGGATGAGCCCGCGGTGGCGCGTGGACGTGCCGGAGCCGGTGGAGGCGCCCGTCATCCCCAGCAGCCCGTACTACACGCCCCTGGAGCGGCAGCGCGCGGAGCAGGGGCTGCTGGACGGCCTGCGCGTGCCCCGGGCGCCCACGCTCTTCGCCCGGAAGATGGGGGCGCGCTTCATCTCCGAGCCCCTCTACGACGCCAGCTTCCGCCGCTTCACCCTGCCGCTCATCGCCGCGCTGGATGAGATTCCCCGCGGCACCCTGGCGCGCTTCAACGCGCTGGCGCAGCAGCCCCTTCGGCGCGCCGCCTAG
- a CDS encoding iron-containing redox enzyme family protein — translation MNTQVQNPTQVDWVAVLRHEARGLVDALDAHPDARRLFDGTIDPEGYIHYLVQTYHYARWSTPMLAEAGHRLERQGRHPHLAELLVQKAGEERGHEKWLLSDLRNLGCPEARVEGAAHTPAVDAYTGWNFFTSRSGVATAVLGTAYVLEYLSQTRATGVVERLIEADRIPNIRKSVTFLRSHGALDGDHVAEMESVLRTLTDPEDQAAVIFSARATRCIYPGIFRER, via the coding sequence GTGAACACGCAAGTGCAGAATCCGACGCAGGTGGACTGGGTGGCGGTGCTGCGGCACGAGGCCCGGGGGCTGGTGGACGCGCTGGACGCGCACCCCGACGCCCGCCGGCTCTTCGACGGCACCATCGACCCGGAGGGCTATATCCATTACCTGGTCCAGACCTACCACTACGCGCGCTGGAGCACGCCGATGCTGGCGGAGGCGGGGCACCGGCTCGAGCGCCAGGGCCGGCACCCGCACCTGGCGGAGCTGCTGGTGCAGAAGGCCGGCGAGGAGCGGGGTCATGAGAAGTGGCTGCTGTCGGACCTGAGGAACCTGGGGTGCCCGGAGGCGCGCGTGGAGGGCGCGGCGCACACGCCCGCGGTGGACGCCTACACCGGCTGGAACTTCTTCACCTCCCGCTCCGGCGTGGCCACGGCGGTGCTGGGGACGGCGTACGTGCTGGAGTACCTGTCCCAGACGCGCGCCACGGGCGTGGTGGAGCGGCTGATTGAGGCCGACCGGATTCCCAACATCCGCAAGTCCGTCACCTTCCTGCGCAGCCACGGCGCGTTGGACGGGGACCACGTGGCGGAGATGGAGTCGGTGCTGCGCACGCTCACGGACCCCGAGGACCAGGCGGCGGTGATCTTCTCCGCGCGCGCCACGCGCTGCATCTACCCGGGCATCTTCCGCGAGCGCTGA
- a CDS encoding DUF3892 domain-containing protein — MRYITQIRLEGGALHEHIARLRWKEQEGNQVGEASRAELVQWLRAGGDARVQTWPRDVKVAVIEARPPYLRTKANGVLTDNLLELPRF, encoded by the coding sequence ATGCGCTACATCACTCAAATCCGGCTCGAGGGAGGCGCGCTTCACGAGCACATCGCCCGCCTTCGGTGGAAGGAGCAGGAGGGCAATCAGGTGGGCGAGGCCAGCCGCGCGGAGCTGGTGCAATGGCTCAGGGCGGGCGGGGATGCCCGCGTGCAGACCTGGCCCCGTGACGTGAAGGTGGCGGTCATCGAGGCCAGGCCTCCGTACCTGCGCACGAAGGCGAACGGCGTGCTCACGGACAACCTGCTGGAGCTGCCGCGGTTCTGA
- a CDS encoding helix-turn-helix transcriptional regulator yields the protein MNVTSHEFALQNKVIAALNSTLSLPQALEAARAPLLELTPADYAGLCLVKLGAVMEFQWLVPGHRLALLDEYSKWADSDFVRAPIFAQPNVVLRDSEMLSRKELERSALYQRSKELDLSLEHVMAVLLPVYPQLFGAFTLYRDRRLAFSERDAAFLTSLTPHLLNAVRNCREVQTVSTGWRLLEELYSRADAAFVVVAPPSHEVLRSRRAATLLERWFHPSDLHASGIPRVLMERLEALTRMTPDARLPFNVWVSLHGDAYRVVRFVELPEAEGPRQWALILHEIPLSIPLPETMRQQLTARQVDIARGMLRNWSNEQIASELGLAEDTVKTHVRDIFRRLQVDNRTDFLYQAAHLNKPV from the coding sequence ATGAACGTCACCTCGCACGAATTCGCGCTCCAGAACAAAGTCATCGCCGCCCTCAACAGCACGCTGTCCCTCCCCCAGGCGCTGGAAGCCGCCCGGGCGCCGCTGCTCGAGCTGACGCCCGCGGACTATGCGGGCCTGTGCCTCGTCAAGCTGGGCGCCGTCATGGAGTTCCAATGGCTGGTGCCCGGCCACCGGCTGGCCCTCCTGGATGAGTATTCCAAGTGGGCGGACTCCGACTTCGTCCGCGCCCCCATCTTCGCGCAGCCCAACGTGGTCCTCCGGGACTCGGAGATGCTCTCCCGCAAGGAGCTGGAGCGCAGCGCGCTCTACCAGCGCAGCAAGGAGCTGGACCTGAGCCTGGAGCACGTCATGGCCGTGCTGCTGCCGGTGTACCCGCAGCTCTTCGGGGCCTTCACGCTCTACCGGGACCGCCGTCTGGCATTCTCGGAGCGGGACGCCGCCTTCCTGACGAGCCTCACGCCGCACCTGCTGAACGCGGTGCGCAACTGCCGCGAGGTGCAGACCGTCTCCACGGGCTGGCGGCTCCTGGAGGAGCTCTACAGCCGCGCCGACGCCGCCTTCGTGGTGGTGGCGCCGCCCTCGCACGAGGTGCTGCGCTCGCGCCGGGCCGCCACGCTGCTGGAGCGGTGGTTCCACCCCTCCGACCTGCACGCCTCGGGGATTCCGCGGGTCCTGATGGAGCGGCTGGAGGCCCTGACGCGCATGACGCCGGACGCGCGCCTGCCCTTCAACGTCTGGGTCTCCCTCCACGGGGATGCCTACCGGGTGGTGCGCTTCGTGGAGCTCCCCGAAGCCGAGGGCCCGCGTCAGTGGGCCCTCATCCTCCACGAGATTCCCTTGTCGATTCCGCTCCCGGAGACCATGCGCCAGCAGCTCACCGCCCGGCAGGTGGACATCGCCAGGGGCATGCTGCGGAACTGGTCCAACGAACAGATTGCCAGCGAGCTGGGCCTGGCCGAGGACACCGTGAAGACACACGTGCGCGACATCTTCCGCCGGCTGCAGGTCGACAACCGGACGGACTTCCTCTACCAGGCGGCCCACCTCAACAAGCCCGTCTGA